Sequence from the Sphingomonas koreensis genome:
CCTGCGCCAGCCCGCGCTTGAGACCCAGGGTCGCGAGCAATGCCGCCAGCTCGACCACGACGACGGCGAGCGCAAACCGTCCGACGATCTCGGGGCCGTACAGACGCCCGGCGATGAACAGGAAGGGCAGCCGCGCGGCGAGCCGCAGGACGAACCCGAAGATGTTGGTGCGCCCGCCCTTGGCGAGCGCCGCGATGTCGTCGGAAGGCGCGCTTGAGGGGGCGGGGCGTGCGTCGGACGTCACGCGCGAACTCCGTTCGAGCGCGCAACGCCGTGTCGCGAAGCCTCTCCTGTCACCATGCCGTTACCGGTTTCCCCCGAAACGAACGAAATATCCATCGTCAATGCGCCGCGCCCCAGCTTGGGCCTGTGCCGATCTCGACCCCCAGCGGCACACTGAGCGTGACGGCGGGTTCCGCCGCGCTCTCCATCACCCCGCGGATGACCGGTGTTGCCGCTTCGACATCGCCTGCGGGCAGCTCGAAGACCAGTTCGTCATGGACCTGCATCAGCATCCTGACGTTCTCCAGTCCGGCGTCCCGCAGCGCCGGGCCCATCCGCGCCATCGCGCGCTTGATGATGTCCGCGCTGGTGCCCTGGATCGGCGCGTTGATCGCAGCGCGTTCGCTGCCTGCACGCTCGTGCTGGGTGGCCGATTTGAGGCGCGGGAAGTGCGTCTTCCGGCCGAACAGCGTCTGCGTATAGCCGCGCGCCTTCGCATCGTTCAGCGTGTCGGCGATGTAGCGGCTGATGCCGGGGAACCGCTCGAAATAGCGGTCGATCATCGCCTGCGCCTCGTCCGGGGTGACGTCGAGCCGGCCGGCGAGACCCCAGCGGCTGATGCCGTAGAGGATCGCGAAGTTGATCGTCTTGGCGCGGCCGCGGGTGTCGCGGTTGACCTCGCCGAACAGCTCGGTCGCGGTCATGTTGTGGATGTCGTCGCCGCGTTCGAACGCCTCGCGCAGCTGGGGCACGTCGGCGATGTGTGCCGCCAGCCGCAACTCGATCTGCGAATAGTCGGCGCTGAGGATGACGTTGCCCGGCTCGGCGACGAAGGCGTCGCGGATCTGGCGCCCGACCTCGGTCCGCACCGGGATGTTCTGGAGATTTGGATCGGTCGATGACAGTCGTCCGGTCTGCGCCCCGGTCAGCGAATAGCTGGTATGGACGCGGCCCGTCGCCGGATTGATCTGCGCCTGCAGCGCATCGGTATAGGTCGATTTGAGCTTGGTCAGCTGGCGCCAGTCGAGCACCTTCAGCACCATCTCCCGCCCCGGCGAATCCTTGTCCGCGGCGATCCGCTCCAGCTCGTTGACGTCGGTCGAATAGACGCCCGACTTACCCTTGCGCCCGCCCTTGATCCCCATCTTGTCGAAGAGGACATCGCCGAGCTGCTTGGGGCTGCCGATGGTGAATTTGAACCCGGCGATGCCGTGGATTTCTTCTTCCAGTGCGGCAATCTGGCGGGAGAAGTCGTCGGAAAGCTTCGCCAGCACCCCAGCATCGACCTTGACCCCGGCCAGTTCCATGTCGGCGATGACGCGCGCGAGCGGGCGGTCCACCATCTCATAGACCCGGGTCGATCCCTCGAACGGCAGGCGTGGCTTGAGGCGCCGCCACAGCCGCAGCGTGACGTCAGCATCCTCGGCGGCGTAACGGGTTGCGGCCTTGAGATCGACTTCCTGGAAGCCGAGCTGCTTCTTTCCGGACCCGACCACGTCCTTGTAGGCGATACAGGTGTGGGAGAGGTGCGTCGCTGCCAGCTCATCCATCCCGTGGCCGTGGAGTCCGGCATCGAGGTCGAAACTCATCACGATCGTGTCGTCATAAGGGGCAACGTCGATGCCGGCACGCGACAGCACGATCAGATCGTATTTGATGTTGTGACCGATCTTGAGGACCGACGGGTCCTCGAGCAGCGGTTTCAGCTTGGCGATCACCAGGTTGCGGTCGAGCTGAACCGGCTTTTCGGCGAACATATCTGTGCCGCCATGGCCGACCGGGATGTAGCAGGCGCGGTTGGGTTCGAGCGCCATGCTGACTCCGACCAGCTCGGCGCGGGTGGCATCGACCCCGGTTGTCTCGGTGTCGATCGCAACCCAGCCCTGATGCTTCGCGGCGAGAATCCAGCGTTCGAGCGCCGCTTCGTCCACCACCGTCTCATATCCGTCGTGGTCGCAGGGCGGGTCGTCGGGCATTGGCACCGGCTCGGGACTGGCGACTGGCGCGTCGGCAACGCTTGCGCCGCCACCTAGGCGCGAGAGCAAGGTTTTGAACCCATGATGCTCGAGAAAGGCGCGCAGCGGCGCGTCGGGAATGCCCTTGAGCTCGAGCTCGTCCAGCGGGTCGGGGAGAGGCACGTCGCTGGCAAGCTCGACCAGCTTGCGGCTGAGGCGCGCCATATCGGCATATTCGATCAGATTGTCGCGCATCTTGGACGGCTTCATCGATGGTGCCGCCTCCAGCACTGCATCGACCGTGCCGAACTCCTGGATCAGCTTGGCAGCGGTCTTGGGGCCGATGCCCTTGACGCCGGGCACGTTGTCGACGCTGTCGCCCATCAGCGCCAGAACCTCACCGAGCTTTTCGGGGAGGACACCGAATTTCTCTTCGGTATCCTTCGGCCCCAGGCGGCGGTTGTTCATCGTGTCGAGCATATCGACCGACGGGTCGGTCATCAGCTGCATCAGATCCTTGTCGGAGCTGACGATGGTGACCTGCCAGCCCTGCGCCAGCGCGGCTTTGGTGTAGGACGCGATCAGATCGTCGGCTTCCCATCCGGCTTCCTCGATGCACGGCAGGCTGAAGGCGCGTGTCGCGTCGCGGATCATCGGGAACTGGGGGACGAGGTCCTCGGGCGCCGGGGGACGGTGCGCCTTGTACTGATCGTACATCTCGTTGCGGAAGGTGTGCTCGCTCTTGTCGAGGATCACCGCCATGTGCGTGGGGCCGTCGGCCTTGTGCAGCTCGTCGGCGAGCTTCCACAGCATGGTGGTGTAGCCATAGACGGCGCCCACGGGCTCGCCATGCTTGTTGGTCAGCGGGGGCAGCCGGTGATAGGCGCGGAAGATATAGCCGGAGCCGTCGACCAGATAGAGATGGGGCATGGGGGAGCGATAGCCCAAGCAGCGGGCGTCTCAAACCTTTTCGATTGTCGTTTGATCCGCTCAATCTGTTGCGTCACCGGCTCATCATCTAGACCGTAGACTCATAAAAGCGGCCTGTCCGGAAGCGACCCGTTGCGGTCATCCGCCAAAACGCCAGAATGGCACAGTGACTGAACTTATACATTTAGCTTCCGGCGAGCAGATGCCAGAAATGGGCGATGACGACCCGTGGCTCATCGTAGAGGCGAGCGATGACGGCCGGTTCTTCGGGACGGGCGCTGCGATTAAGGGTTCCGGCGAAAGCGTGATTTATGTCTCGCTTGCCGAGAATGACTGCAGTTTAGACAGCGCGATTGAGGCCGCTCGCCGCTGGGCCGAGAAATACAATGTGCCGCGCATATGGGTGCAGCCCAAGCCCGACCACTGGTGACAGCTTCCCACCCCATTTCGAGCCGTTCGATGGTAACGACGCCGCGCCGAAAGCTGCCCGGCGACAAACGACCCCATTGCGGACAAGCAGCAATCCCGCCACGATGATGTATGGCTGACGATGCTCCCAAGCTTGGATTAGGTCCTTGGATAAGTCTTGTTGCTGCTCCGCTCTTTTTCTTCGGAGTGTATTTCGGCGCTGTCGTGGGACATGGAACCAAGATCGCGCTCGGAGCCCTTTTTGGCAGCTACTTTCTTTATGATGGACTGAAAGACGTGTG
This genomic interval carries:
- the polA gene encoding DNA polymerase I — protein: MPHLYLVDGSGYIFRAYHRLPPLTNKHGEPVGAVYGYTTMLWKLADELHKADGPTHMAVILDKSEHTFRNEMYDQYKAHRPPAPEDLVPQFPMIRDATRAFSLPCIEEAGWEADDLIASYTKAALAQGWQVTIVSSDKDLMQLMTDPSVDMLDTMNNRRLGPKDTEEKFGVLPEKLGEVLALMGDSVDNVPGVKGIGPKTAAKLIQEFGTVDAVLEAAPSMKPSKMRDNLIEYADMARLSRKLVELASDVPLPDPLDELELKGIPDAPLRAFLEHHGFKTLLSRLGGGASVADAPVASPEPVPMPDDPPCDHDGYETVVDEAALERWILAAKHQGWVAIDTETTGVDATRAELVGVSMALEPNRACYIPVGHGGTDMFAEKPVQLDRNLVIAKLKPLLEDPSVLKIGHNIKYDLIVLSRAGIDVAPYDDTIVMSFDLDAGLHGHGMDELAATHLSHTCIAYKDVVGSGKKQLGFQEVDLKAATRYAAEDADVTLRLWRRLKPRLPFEGSTRVYEMVDRPLARVIADMELAGVKVDAGVLAKLSDDFSRQIAALEEEIHGIAGFKFTIGSPKQLGDVLFDKMGIKGGRKGKSGVYSTDVNELERIAADKDSPGREMVLKVLDWRQLTKLKSTYTDALQAQINPATGRVHTSYSLTGAQTGRLSSTDPNLQNIPVRTEVGRQIRDAFVAEPGNVILSADYSQIELRLAAHIADVPQLREAFERGDDIHNMTATELFGEVNRDTRGRAKTINFAILYGISRWGLAGRLDVTPDEAQAMIDRYFERFPGISRYIADTLNDAKARGYTQTLFGRKTHFPRLKSATQHERAGSERAAINAPIQGTSADIIKRAMARMGPALRDAGLENVRMLMQVHDELVFELPAGDVEAATPVIRGVMESAAEPAVTLSVPLGVEIGTGPSWGAAH